The Nocardioides sp. S-1144 genome includes a region encoding these proteins:
- a CDS encoding YkvA family protein — translation MDLSDVFVAVLVVLGVLVLVGVLVVGFVMWRYRVPPRGVVAMVGGLVYLASPVDVLPEAILGPLGLVDDAGVLTGVAIFVYKLVQVRQRLERSGIQGRRRPGAGGPRA, via the coding sequence ATGGACCTCTCCGACGTGTTCGTCGCCGTGCTGGTGGTGCTCGGCGTCCTGGTGCTGGTCGGCGTGCTGGTCGTGGGTTTCGTGATGTGGCGCTACCGGGTCCCGCCGCGCGGCGTGGTCGCGATGGTCGGGGGGCTGGTCTACCTCGCGAGCCCGGTCGACGTGCTGCCGGAGGCGATCCTCGGCCCGCTGGGGCTCGTCGACGACGCCGGCGTGCTCACCGGCGTCGCGATCTTCGTCTACAAGCTCGTCCAGGTGCGCCAGCGCCTCGAGCGGTCGGGCATCCAGGGCCGACGGCGACCCGGGGCGGGCGGCCCGCGCGCCTGA
- a CDS encoding glycoside hydrolase family 25 domain-containing protein: MRWWAVAAVATLLVAGGCSSEPAAGPGDPLAPTPPATAEAPVDVTTPEPTEAPPPPPAVTRDPLADLVEGIEVDDEPVLGSDISWPQCPPGMGIPEKRSHGGPGPVPEARYVVVGLTNGPGFHPNPCLQSQVDDTRRAGRMIAAYAVASYPEPRFLDEHGQDGPYDGATPLGALANTGYQQALFNVDSMEAAGLITPIIWIDVEPVPDFAWSGDLQSNAAVVAGIARGYQDAGYRIGVYSTPALWAGVVGDLELGVPEWRAAGQTSSAEALSRCGEDWVIQGGEAVLGQWVEADRDMNLTCPGISLDLAAWFHQY; the protein is encoded by the coding sequence ATGCGGTGGTGGGCGGTGGCGGCGGTGGCGACGCTGCTGGTCGCCGGCGGCTGCTCCTCGGAGCCGGCCGCGGGCCCCGGCGACCCGCTGGCCCCGACGCCGCCGGCGACGGCCGAGGCGCCGGTCGACGTCACCACGCCCGAGCCCACCGAGGCGCCACCGCCCCCGCCGGCGGTGACCCGCGACCCGCTCGCCGACCTCGTCGAGGGCATCGAGGTCGACGACGAGCCGGTGCTCGGCTCCGACATCAGCTGGCCGCAGTGCCCGCCCGGCATGGGCATCCCCGAGAAGCGCTCGCACGGCGGCCCCGGCCCGGTCCCGGAGGCGCGCTACGTCGTCGTGGGACTCACCAACGGCCCCGGCTTCCACCCGAACCCGTGCCTGCAGAGCCAGGTCGACGACACCCGCCGGGCCGGGCGGATGATCGCGGCCTACGCCGTGGCCAGCTACCCCGAGCCGCGCTTCCTCGACGAGCACGGCCAGGACGGCCCCTACGACGGCGCGACCCCGCTCGGGGCGCTCGCGAACACCGGCTACCAACAGGCGCTGTTCAACGTCGACAGCATGGAGGCCGCCGGCCTGATCACGCCGATCATCTGGATCGACGTCGAGCCGGTTCCCGACTTCGCGTGGTCCGGCGACCTCCAGTCCAACGCCGCCGTGGTCGCCGGGATCGCCCGCGGCTACCAGGACGCCGGCTACCGGATCGGCGTCTACTCGACGCCGGCCCTCTGGGCCGGTGTCGTGGGCGACCTCGAGCTCGGCGTGCCGGAGTGGCGCGCGGCCGGCCAGACGTCGTCGGCCGAGGCGCTGTCGCGGTGCGGGGAGGACTGGGTGATCCAGGGCGGTGAGGCGGTGCTCGGGCAGTGGGTAGAGGCCGACCGCGACATGAACCTGACCTGCCCGGGGATCTCGCTGGACCTCGCGGCGTGGTTCCACCAGTACTGA
- a CDS encoding NAD-dependent succinate-semialdehyde dehydrogenase, producing MDTSERLDSLLAPEHRNLLIGGAWREAEDARRFDVLDPADGSVLTTVADGSAAEGIEALDAAVAVQAEWAATAPRERGEILRRAWQLLQDRADDVAWLMSLEMGKPVAEARGEVAYGSEFFRWYAEEAVRIHGRWMQAPAGGSRLLTIRKPVGPCFFVTPWNFPLAMGTRKIGPAVAAGCTMVLKPAAQTPLTMLLLATILAEAGLPDGVLNIVPTTGASELSQALQGDDRLRKVSFTGSTGVGRVLVRQSADQLQRVSMELGGNAPFLVFADADLEAAVDGAMIAKMRNMGEACTSANRFLVHVDVAEEFGRRLAERMGALTVGRGQDDGVDVGPLIDDKAVESVGQLVTDAVHDGATVLVGGTTPDGPGYFYPPTVLVDVPAGSAINTEEIFGPVAPITTFTTDAEAIAAANDTEYGLASYVFTRDLDRTLRVAEALEFGMVGVNTGLVSNPAAPFGGMKASGFGREGGFEGIEEYLETTYVALPAP from the coding sequence ATGGACACGTCCGAGCGCCTCGACTCCCTGCTGGCCCCCGAGCACCGCAACCTCCTGATCGGAGGGGCGTGGCGCGAGGCCGAGGACGCCCGGCGCTTCGACGTCCTCGACCCGGCCGACGGCTCGGTCCTCACCACCGTGGCCGACGGCTCGGCGGCCGAGGGCATCGAGGCGCTCGACGCCGCGGTCGCCGTCCAGGCCGAGTGGGCCGCCACCGCGCCGCGCGAGCGGGGCGAGATCCTGCGCCGGGCGTGGCAGCTGCTGCAGGACCGCGCCGACGACGTGGCCTGGCTGATGAGCCTGGAGATGGGCAAGCCGGTCGCCGAGGCCCGGGGCGAGGTCGCCTACGGCTCGGAGTTCTTCCGCTGGTACGCCGAGGAGGCGGTCCGCATCCACGGCCGCTGGATGCAGGCCCCGGCCGGCGGCAGCCGGCTGCTGACGATCCGCAAGCCGGTCGGTCCGTGCTTCTTCGTGACGCCGTGGAACTTCCCCCTCGCGATGGGCACCCGCAAGATCGGCCCGGCCGTCGCCGCGGGGTGCACCATGGTCCTGAAGCCGGCCGCGCAGACGCCGCTGACGATGCTGCTGCTCGCCACGATCCTCGCCGAGGCGGGCCTGCCCGACGGCGTCCTCAACATCGTGCCGACCACCGGGGCCTCCGAGCTGAGCCAGGCGCTGCAGGGTGACGACCGGCTCCGCAAGGTGAGCTTCACCGGCTCCACCGGCGTCGGCCGGGTGCTGGTGCGCCAGTCGGCCGACCAGCTCCAGCGGGTCAGCATGGAGCTCGGCGGCAACGCGCCGTTCCTGGTCTTCGCCGACGCCGACCTCGAGGCCGCCGTCGACGGCGCGATGATCGCGAAGATGCGCAACATGGGCGAGGCCTGCACCTCGGCCAACCGCTTCCTCGTCCACGTCGACGTCGCCGAGGAGTTCGGTCGGCGGCTCGCCGAGCGGATGGGCGCGCTCACCGTCGGCCGCGGGCAGGACGACGGCGTCGACGTCGGCCCGCTCATCGACGACAAGGCCGTCGAGTCGGTCGGGCAGCTGGTCACCGACGCGGTGCACGACGGCGCCACGGTCCTGGTCGGCGGCACGACGCCTGACGGGCCCGGCTACTTCTACCCGCCGACGGTGCTGGTCGACGTCCCCGCCGGCTCCGCGATCAACACCGAGGAGATCTTCGGGCCGGTCGCCCCGATCACGACCTTCACCACCGACGCGGAGGCGATCGCGGCCGCCAACGACACCGAGTACGGCCTCGCCTCCTACGTCTTCACCCGCGACCTGGACCGGACCCTCCGGGTCGCCGAGGCGCTCGAGTTCGGCATGGTCGGAGTCAACACCGGGCTGGTGTCGAACCCCGCGGCGCCGTTCGGCGGGATGAAGGCGAGCGGGTTCGGCCGCGAGGGTGGCTTCGAGGGCATCGAGGAGTACCTCGAGACGACGTACGTGGCGCTGCCCGCCCCGTAG
- a CDS encoding M4 family metallopeptidase — MRSRTLSRAAAALTVTLCGALAVGTPAPTSAAPAERGERAERASAGADRAAPEGRQAAADRRDRAVAAAAAFVRRTAPPARGEGAAAARRTGAHAGTKGTYYVTYGRTFAGLPVYGGDYVVAVDPAGRVAGATGAPARAIAVRSTRPTVSRTAARAAARRQVDRVRSVSRPRLSVYAVGTPRLAWRTKVTGTSAGSPSITTVWSDARTGAVLLASDQVVHGTGNGYYYPGVTIGTSGSGSSYSMTDPARSGVRCGGQNGAAYTGTDNVWGNGSGTNLETACVDVLYAVGKEVDMLSAWLGRNGIKGNGTSYPARVGLNDVNAYFDGSIINFGHSQDNARQLTAIDIVAHENGHGVFQTTPGGSTGGNETGGMNEATGDIFGALTEFYANNPDDPGDYLVGEEANLVGAGPIRNMANPSALGDPSCYSSSIPSTEVHAAAGPLNHWFYLLANGTSGSTSCNGATLTGIGLQAAGKVFYNGLLLKTSSWTHGRARVATLTAAKNLYGTTDCTTFNRVRDAWAGINVGAQSGEPTCGGTTPPPGGGACSEVTATGTVSSRTSSYQPSSTGFTTAGGTINACLTGPSGTDLDLYLQRRSGTSWVDVAKSESASSTEQVTYGAASGTYRIEVYAYAGSGSYTVRYDTP; from the coding sequence ATGAGATCCAGGACGCTGTCCCGGGCAGCCGCAGCACTCACCGTCACCCTCTGCGGTGCCCTCGCCGTCGGCACGCCGGCGCCGACCTCGGCCGCGCCGGCCGAGAGGGGCGAGAGGGCCGAGCGAGCCTCTGCCGGTGCCGACCGTGCCGCGCCGGAGGGGCGCCAGGCCGCCGCCGACCGTCGCGACCGCGCCGTCGCCGCCGCCGCGGCCTTCGTGCGCCGCACCGCGCCCCCGGCCCGCGGTGAGGGGGCCGCGGCCGCCCGCCGGACCGGGGCCCACGCCGGCACCAAGGGCACCTACTACGTCACCTACGGCCGCACCTTCGCCGGTCTCCCGGTCTACGGCGGCGACTACGTCGTGGCGGTCGACCCGGCCGGCCGGGTCGCCGGCGCCACCGGCGCCCCCGCCCGGGCGATCGCGGTGCGCTCGACGAGGCCGACGGTCTCCCGCACCGCCGCCCGCGCGGCCGCCCGCCGCCAGGTCGACCGGGTGCGCTCGGTGTCGCGCCCGCGGCTGAGCGTCTACGCCGTGGGCACCCCGCGCCTGGCCTGGCGCACCAAGGTCACCGGCACGAGCGCCGGGTCGCCGTCGATCACGACCGTCTGGAGCGACGCGCGCACCGGCGCGGTGCTGCTCGCCAGCGACCAGGTCGTGCACGGCACCGGCAACGGCTACTACTACCCGGGCGTCACGATCGGCACGTCCGGCTCGGGGTCGTCGTACTCGATGACCGACCCGGCCCGCTCCGGCGTGAGGTGCGGCGGCCAGAACGGCGCCGCCTACACCGGCACCGACAACGTCTGGGGCAACGGCTCGGGCACCAACCTCGAGACCGCCTGCGTCGACGTCCTGTACGCGGTGGGCAAGGAGGTCGACATGCTCTCGGCCTGGCTGGGCCGCAACGGCATCAAGGGCAACGGCACCAGCTACCCGGCGCGGGTCGGCCTCAACGACGTCAACGCCTACTTCGACGGGTCGATCATCAACTTCGGCCACAGCCAGGACAACGCCCGCCAGCTCACCGCGATCGACATCGTCGCCCACGAGAACGGGCACGGCGTCTTCCAGACCACGCCCGGCGGCTCCACCGGCGGCAACGAGACCGGCGGCATGAACGAGGCGACCGGCGACATCTTCGGCGCCCTCACCGAGTTCTACGCCAACAACCCCGACGACCCGGGCGACTACCTGGTCGGCGAGGAGGCCAACCTGGTCGGCGCCGGACCGATCCGCAACATGGCCAACCCGAGTGCCCTCGGCGACCCGAGCTGCTACTCCTCGAGCATCCCGAGCACCGAGGTGCACGCGGCGGCCGGCCCGCTCAACCACTGGTTCTACCTGCTGGCCAACGGCACCTCCGGCTCGACGTCCTGCAACGGCGCCACGCTGACCGGCATCGGCCTCCAGGCCGCCGGCAAGGTGTTCTACAACGGCCTGCTCCTCAAGACGTCGTCCTGGACGCACGGTCGGGCGCGAGTGGCCACGCTCACGGCCGCGAAGAACCTCTACGGCACGACGGACTGCACGACGTTCAACCGGGTCCGCGACGCGTGGGCCGGCATCAACGTCGGCGCCCAGTCGGGCGAGCCGACGTGCGGCGGCACCACCCCGCCCCCCGGCGGCGGCGCCTGCTCGGAGGTCACCGCGACCGGCACCGTGAGCAGCCGGACGTCGTCGTACCAGCCGTCGAGCACCGGCTTCACCACCGCCGGCGGCACGATCAACGCCTGCCTGACCGGCCCGTCGGGCACCGACCTCGACCTCTACCTGCAGCGCAGGAGCGGCACGTCGTGGGTCGACGTGGCGAAGAGCGAGAGCGCCTCGTCGACCGAGCAGGTCACCTACGGCGCGGCCTCGGGCACCTACCGGATCGAGGTCTACGCCTACGCCGGCTCGGGCAGCTACACCGTGCGCTACGACACGCCCTGA
- a CDS encoding helix-turn-helix transcriptional regulator yields MTRVVGRSTLLGEVHDLLDAGESVVLCGPPGSGRSALLELIEENARARQRAEVLRSTGAPEEVALPFAALRDLLAQCPAELLDEVVAAGPPHVREAVDSGLVGVESTDVLRSDLAACFHAVLERWTADRPVLLLLDDVQWLDGDSSTVVGYARRRLGGRVGVVATVTSVGEVDASIDISDLHHLDVPPLDVVDMLDLLCDHGLTPDVAHRVHVESGGIPSLALAMAGLVGERPVVLGVPTPLPASIGRVLHERFAAQPDEVRETLLHAALLSRPTLRELERAGRVGAAADLRRAAQAGLVVPGEVALRFTPSSLRQVVVDVVDVGTRTALHRTLADAATTPGQRLRHLALADPRPDADLARDLGAAAAESGRLGDRELAAELFLLAADRAPLELGAERIEWLVSAIETAAPGNHVDLVQRALADVLESPTSPAQAVRVRLAIPELAGNAVPLLDEVLTAALADAADDDMLVAKVLLQRARIALMESRPHAAHRACERAVALLEAHGDDDELALGLTTLAVARRWTGSDHQACLRRAVELAGPTPTGFLHTSPVYMQARFAFYDDRLDEAWTTFLGMLAQVERGAGTDHVHVLRCLVEVAARTGRCRQAAEYAARATRIGEEFDLEAHTGWFITAQAELVSGDLARAATLARRGVEAASERGDVRYLQRHLVVLGQALLRSGDAQGARDALERVRAVERAGGFGDPTVNRWHADLVAALAALGRLDEAAEVLTEARYAVERRAAHGGTAGVSAQLDRAEAELLLARGDLEGAELVLDRAAKVAADVGLQLDVGRVLVTRAHLERRRRRVAAARTTLQEAHDLFAGLHATPWAEQVRAELEPERAPETDDPLLERLTDTEARIAQAVAAGASNREIAERAYVSIKTVEATLTRIYRKLDLRSRTQLATLLVPPSRE; encoded by the coding sequence ATGACTCGGGTCGTCGGACGTTCCACGCTGCTCGGGGAGGTCCACGACCTCCTCGACGCCGGTGAGTCCGTCGTCCTCTGCGGGCCTCCGGGCTCGGGCAGGAGCGCGCTGCTCGAGCTGATCGAGGAGAACGCCCGCGCCCGCCAGCGAGCGGAGGTGCTGCGCTCGACCGGGGCCCCCGAGGAGGTGGCGCTGCCCTTCGCCGCGCTGCGCGACCTGCTCGCCCAGTGCCCCGCGGAGCTGCTCGACGAGGTGGTCGCCGCCGGCCCGCCCCACGTCCGGGAGGCCGTCGACTCGGGCCTGGTCGGCGTCGAGTCGACCGACGTCCTGCGCTCCGACCTCGCGGCCTGCTTCCACGCCGTCCTGGAGCGGTGGACCGCCGACCGGCCGGTGCTGCTGCTCCTCGACGACGTCCAGTGGCTCGACGGCGACTCCTCCACGGTGGTCGGCTACGCCCGCCGCCGGCTCGGGGGCCGGGTCGGGGTGGTCGCCACGGTGACCTCGGTGGGCGAGGTCGACGCCAGCATCGACATCAGCGACCTGCACCACCTCGACGTGCCGCCGCTCGACGTCGTCGACATGCTCGACCTGCTCTGCGACCACGGGCTCACCCCTGACGTCGCGCACCGGGTGCACGTCGAGTCCGGCGGCATCCCGTCGCTGGCCCTGGCGATGGCCGGGCTGGTGGGGGAGCGTCCGGTGGTGCTCGGTGTCCCGACCCCGCTGCCGGCCAGCATCGGGCGGGTCCTCCACGAGCGCTTCGCGGCCCAGCCCGACGAGGTGCGCGAGACCCTCCTGCACGCCGCGCTGTTGAGCCGGCCCACGCTGCGCGAGCTCGAGCGGGCCGGCCGGGTGGGCGCCGCGGCCGACCTGCGCCGCGCCGCGCAGGCCGGGCTGGTCGTGCCCGGGGAGGTGGCGCTGCGCTTCACGCCGTCGTCGCTGCGCCAGGTCGTGGTCGACGTCGTCGACGTGGGGACCCGCACCGCGCTGCACCGCACCCTCGCCGACGCCGCCACCACGCCTGGCCAGCGGCTGCGCCACCTCGCCCTGGCCGATCCGCGACCCGACGCGGACCTGGCCCGCGACCTCGGGGCCGCGGCGGCGGAGTCGGGACGGCTCGGCGACCGCGAGCTGGCCGCCGAGCTCTTCCTCCTCGCCGCCGACCGCGCGCCCCTCGAGCTGGGCGCGGAGCGGATCGAGTGGCTGGTCTCGGCGATCGAGACCGCCGCGCCCGGCAACCACGTCGACCTCGTGCAGCGCGCGCTCGCCGACGTCCTCGAGTCGCCGACGTCGCCCGCCCAGGCGGTGCGGGTCCGCCTGGCGATCCCTGAGCTGGCCGGCAACGCCGTCCCGCTGCTCGACGAGGTGCTCACCGCGGCGCTCGCCGACGCCGCCGACGACGACATGCTGGTCGCCAAGGTGCTCCTCCAGCGCGCCCGCATCGCCCTGATGGAGTCGCGACCGCACGCCGCCCACCGGGCCTGCGAGCGGGCCGTCGCGCTGCTCGAGGCCCACGGCGACGACGACGAGCTGGCCCTCGGTCTCACCACGCTGGCCGTGGCCCGCCGCTGGACCGGGTCGGACCACCAGGCCTGCCTGCGCCGCGCGGTCGAGCTCGCCGGCCCCACCCCGACCGGCTTCCTGCACACCTCGCCGGTCTACATGCAGGCCCGCTTCGCCTTCTACGACGACCGCCTCGACGAGGCCTGGACCACGTTCCTCGGCATGCTCGCCCAGGTCGAGCGCGGCGCCGGCACGGACCACGTGCACGTGCTCCGGTGCCTGGTGGAGGTGGCCGCCCGCACCGGACGCTGCCGCCAGGCCGCCGAGTACGCCGCCCGCGCCACCCGGATCGGGGAGGAGTTCGACCTCGAGGCCCACACCGGCTGGTTCATCACCGCCCAGGCCGAGCTCGTCTCCGGCGACCTGGCCCGCGCCGCGACGCTCGCCCGCCGCGGGGTCGAGGCCGCCTCCGAGCGCGGCGACGTCCGCTACCTGCAGCGTCACCTGGTCGTCCTGGGCCAGGCACTGCTGCGCTCCGGAGACGCCCAGGGTGCGCGCGACGCGCTCGAGCGGGTGCGCGCGGTGGAGCGGGCCGGCGGCTTCGGCGACCCCACCGTCAACCGCTGGCACGCCGACCTGGTGGCCGCGCTGGCCGCGCTCGGGCGGCTCGACGAGGCGGCCGAGGTGCTCACGGAGGCCCGCTACGCCGTCGAGCGGCGCGCGGCGCACGGCGGCACCGCCGGCGTCTCGGCCCAGCTCGACCGGGCCGAGGCCGAGCTGCTCCTGGCCCGGGGCGACCTCGAGGGCGCCGAGCTGGTGCTCGACCGCGCCGCCAAGGTGGCCGCCGACGTCGGCCTCCAGCTCGACGTCGGCCGGGTGCTGGTCACCCGCGCCCACCTCGAGCGCCGGCGCCGTCGGGTCGCGGCGGCCCGCACGACCCTCCAGGAGGCGCACGACCTCTTCGCCGGGCTGCACGCCACGCCGTGGGCCGAGCAGGTGCGCGCCGAGCTCGAGCCCGAGCGCGCCCCCGAGACCGACGACCCGCTCCTCGAGCGACTCACCGACACCGAGGCCCGGATCGCGCAGGCCGTCGCCGCCGGGGCCAGCAACCGCGAGATCGCCGAGCGGGCCTACGTCAGCATCAAGACCGTCGAGGCCACGCTGACCCGGATCTACCGCAAGCTCGACCTGCGCTCACGCACCCAGCTCGCCACCCTGCTCGTCCCGCCGTCGCGCGAGTAG
- a CDS encoding penicillin-binding transpeptidase domain-containing protein, which produces MRSRLLAVPTAAVLVLGLVACSGDDPDPGDAGDSADGTAAALAAALGSGDVSDVPFDGVAAGEVGDDLAAVVEAMGDITPEVTLGDVEEDGDEATATLAWSWPLTDDDTWTYESTAPLSRVDDEWVVGWGHEVVEPSLNASSVLELTAVAAERADILGAGGVPLVTERPVLRVGIDRTEVPAAQAGRSAQRLARLVDVDVAPYVAQVEAAGDKAFVEAIVYRADQAPSAVERGYRAIAGAVMFGAQVPLAPTREFAAPILGSVGPVTAEMIEEEPGVYEVGDVAGTSGLQARYDDQLRGTGGVVVNAVGTDGNVREIFRAGAKQGSDLALTLDEQLQTRAEAALADVGPASALVAVQPSTGAILAAANGPGNGGQNLATYGQYAPGSTFKSVSSLALLRRGVRPDTRVPCTTTVGVDGREFENYDDYPAGVTGDIPFRTAVANSCNTAFIAERGRLEDGDLAGAAASLGMGIDHDLGFPAYFGQVPAPESETGAAADMIGQGTVLASPLVMATVAASIQQGSLVVPRLLQGLEVSPPDGVEPVAAAEAAQLRELLRGVVTSGSGGFLADVPGPEVIAKTGTAEFEDGGRVKTHAWMIAAQGDLAVAVFVAEGSSGSGTAGPILEEFLRAAR; this is translated from the coding sequence ATGCGTTCCCGCCTGCTCGCCGTCCCGACGGCCGCCGTCCTCGTGCTCGGGCTCGTGGCCTGCTCGGGCGACGACCCCGACCCCGGCGACGCCGGTGACAGCGCCGACGGCACCGCCGCCGCGCTGGCCGCCGCGCTCGGCTCCGGCGACGTCTCGGACGTGCCCTTCGACGGGGTCGCGGCCGGCGAGGTGGGCGACGACCTCGCCGCGGTGGTGGAGGCGATGGGCGACATCACCCCCGAGGTGACGCTCGGCGACGTCGAGGAGGACGGCGACGAGGCGACCGCCACCCTCGCCTGGTCGTGGCCGCTCACCGACGACGACACGTGGACCTACGAGAGCACCGCCCCGCTCAGCCGGGTCGACGACGAGTGGGTCGTCGGGTGGGGCCACGAGGTCGTCGAGCCCAGCCTCAACGCCAGCTCCGTGCTCGAGCTGACCGCGGTCGCCGCCGAGCGCGCCGACATCCTGGGTGCCGGAGGAGTCCCGCTCGTCACCGAGCGCCCGGTGCTGCGCGTCGGCATCGACCGCACCGAGGTGCCCGCCGCCCAGGCCGGCCGGTCGGCCCAGCGCCTGGCCCGGCTCGTCGACGTCGACGTCGCACCGTACGTCGCGCAGGTCGAGGCGGCCGGTGACAAGGCGTTCGTGGAGGCCATCGTCTACCGCGCCGACCAGGCGCCGTCGGCCGTCGAGCGCGGCTACCGCGCCATCGCGGGCGCCGTCATGTTCGGCGCCCAGGTGCCGCTCGCGCCGACCCGCGAGTTCGCCGCCCCGATCCTCGGGTCGGTCGGCCCGGTGACCGCCGAGATGATCGAGGAGGAGCCCGGCGTCTACGAGGTCGGCGACGTCGCCGGCACCTCCGGTCTCCAGGCCCGCTACGACGACCAGCTGCGCGGCACCGGCGGCGTGGTCGTGAACGCCGTCGGCACCGACGGCAACGTCCGCGAGATCTTCCGCGCCGGCGCGAAGCAGGGCAGCGACCTCGCGCTCACCCTCGACGAGCAGCTCCAGACGCGGGCCGAGGCGGCCCTGGCCGACGTCGGCCCGGCGAGCGCGCTGGTCGCGGTCCAGCCGAGCACCGGGGCGATCCTCGCCGCGGCCAACGGCCCCGGCAACGGCGGGCAGAACCTGGCCACCTACGGGCAGTACGCGCCGGGGTCGACGTTCAAGAGCGTGAGCAGCCTGGCGCTGCTGCGTCGTGGGGTGCGGCCCGACACCCGCGTGCCCTGCACGACCACGGTCGGCGTCGACGGGCGCGAGTTCGAGAACTACGACGACTACCCGGCCGGGGTCACCGGCGACATCCCGTTCCGCACCGCGGTGGCCAACTCCTGCAACACCGCCTTCATCGCCGAGCGCGGCCGCCTCGAGGACGGCGACCTCGCCGGCGCCGCGGCGTCGCTGGGGATGGGCATCGACCACGACCTCGGCTTCCCGGCCTACTTCGGCCAGGTGCCGGCGCCCGAGAGCGAGACCGGCGCCGCCGCCGACATGATCGGACAGGGAACCGTGCTCGCCTCGCCGCTGGTGATGGCCACCGTCGCCGCCTCGATCCAGCAGGGCTCCCTCGTGGTGCCGCGCCTGCTCCAGGGCCTCGAGGTCAGCCCGCCCGACGGCGTCGAGCCGGTCGCCGCGGCCGAGGCCGCGCAGCTGCGGGAGCTGCTGCGGGGCGTCGTCACCTCCGGCAGCGGCGGGTTCCTGGCCGACGTCCCCGGGCCGGAGGTCATCGCGAAGACCGGCACCGCGGAGTTCGAGGACGGCGGCCGGGTCAAGACCCACGCGTGGATGATCGCGGCCCAGGGCGACCTCGCCGTGGCGGTCTTCGTCGCGGAGGGATCCTCGGGGTCGGGAACCGCGGGCCCGATCCTGGAGGAGTTCCTGCGCGCGGCCCGGTAG
- a CDS encoding SGNH/GDSL hydrolase family protein — translation MFARTARRLVTATLAAVAAPAAAVVALGGAPAEAAGPSYVALGDSYSSGVGTRSYLADGTSCQRSNLAYPKLVADQKGYALDFQACSGATTTSVAHTQLGALSASTSYVTVSAGGNDAGFGDVLTECAKPGWASDCDGAIDGAQAFITHTLPGRLSSLYAGIRSGAPSASVVVVGYPRIFMGEDCNAATFFSPAEEARLNATADQLNAQLAARAGAAGFTFADPTSSYAGHAVCDDGAWINGLSNPISDSYHPNQAGHASGYAPLVAPLL, via the coding sequence GTGTTCGCCCGCACCGCACGTCGTCTCGTCACCGCCACCCTCGCCGCGGTCGCCGCCCCCGCGGCCGCCGTCGTCGCCCTGGGCGGGGCGCCCGCCGAGGCGGCCGGGCCGTCGTACGTCGCGCTGGGCGACTCCTACTCCTCCGGCGTCGGGACCCGCAGCTACCTCGCCGACGGGACGTCGTGCCAGCGGTCGAACCTCGCCTACCCGAAGCTGGTGGCCGACCAGAAGGGCTACGCGCTCGACTTCCAGGCCTGCTCGGGCGCGACCACCACGTCGGTCGCCCACACCCAGCTCGGGGCGCTGAGCGCCTCGACCTCCTACGTCACGGTCTCGGCCGGCGGCAACGACGCCGGCTTCGGCGACGTCCTCACCGAGTGCGCCAAGCCCGGGTGGGCCAGCGACTGCGACGGCGCCATCGACGGCGCGCAGGCCTTCATCACCCACACCCTGCCGGGCCGGCTCTCGTCGTTGTACGCCGGCATCCGCTCGGGCGCCCCGTCGGCCTCCGTGGTCGTCGTGGGGTACCCGCGCATCTTCATGGGCGAGGACTGCAACGCCGCGACGTTCTTCTCCCCGGCCGAGGAGGCCCGGCTCAACGCCACCGCCGACCAGCTCAACGCCCAGCTCGCCGCCCGGGCCGGCGCGGCCGGCTTCACCTTCGCCGACCCGACCAGCTCCTACGCCGGCCACGCCGTCTGCGACGACGGGGCCTGGATCAACGGGCTCTCCAACCCGATCAGCGACAGCTACCACCCCAACCAGGCCGGTCACGCCTCCGGCTACGCCCCGCTCGTCGCCCCGCTGCTCTGA
- a CDS encoding helix-turn-helix domain-containing protein, whose protein sequence is MKSSEWSIGELASRFGLATHVLRHWEDVGLLRPARDGAGRRRFGQDEVVRVAVILRSKAAGMTLEQIEVMLDSDAPQRHAVLEAHVADLDRRMEEMQHSREMTLHALRCRAHDVANCPRFKEHVSDLLVGNPARVDWKHGPAHRGHADGHAGGHAGAHADAHAGGPTDGG, encoded by the coding sequence ATGAAGTCAAGTGAGTGGTCGATCGGTGAGCTGGCGAGCCGTTTCGGGCTGGCGACCCACGTCCTGCGGCACTGGGAGGACGTCGGCCTGCTCCGGCCCGCGCGCGACGGCGCGGGCCGCCGCCGCTTCGGCCAGGACGAGGTGGTCCGCGTCGCCGTCATCCTCCGGAGCAAGGCCGCCGGGATGACGCTGGAGCAGATCGAGGTGATGCTCGACTCCGACGCCCCGCAGCGCCACGCCGTCCTCGAGGCGCACGTCGCCGACCTCGACCGGCGGATGGAGGAGATGCAGCACTCCCGCGAGATGACGCTCCACGCGCTGCGCTGCCGGGCCCACGACGTCGCCAACTGCCCGCGGTTCAAGGAGCACGTCTCCGACCTGCTCGTCGGCAACCCGGCGCGGGTCGACTGGAAGCACGGCCCGGCACACCGGGGGCACGCGGACGGGCACGCGGGCGGGCACGCCGGCGCACACGCCGACGCACACGCCGGTGGGCCCACCGACGGGGGATAG